Proteins found in one Pseudanabaena sp. FACHB-2040 genomic segment:
- a CDS encoding DUF1349 domain-containing protein — MQWFNEPAQWSQAGNQINVTTAPKTDFWRITHYGFIRDSGHFFFETTASDFIAEVKIRGQYQDLYDQTGLMIRADEKHWIKTGIEYVEGVQNLSAVVTHDYSDWSMTPLTDPPAFLQLRVERRKEAIHLAYWNNAVSGYTPFRLAYLAHPSELQVGIMCASPEGNGFEATFEDYRLTLI; from the coding sequence ATGCAATGGTTCAATGAACCGGCCCAATGGTCCCAAGCCGGTAATCAAATCAACGTGACCACCGCGCCTAAAACAGACTTTTGGCGCATCACCCACTACGGCTTTATTCGCGACAGCGGCCATTTCTTCTTTGAAACCACCGCCTCAGACTTTATCGCCGAAGTCAAAATTCGGGGCCAGTATCAAGACCTCTACGACCAGACCGGTCTAATGATCCGCGCCGATGAGAAGCACTGGATCAAAACCGGCATTGAATATGTAGAGGGCGTGCAAAACCTGAGTGCCGTCGTCACCCACGATTACTCAGACTGGTCTATGACGCCCCTAACCGATCCCCCCGCCTTTCTCCAGCTTCGGGTAGAGCGTCGTAAAGAGGCAATCCACCTTGCCTACTGGAATAATGCCGTGTCTGGCTACACCCCATTTAGGCTGGCCTATCTAGCGCATCCCAGCGAGCTTCAGGTGGGTATCATGTGCGCCTCTCCAGAGGGCAACGGCTTTGAGGCAACTTTCGAAGACTACCGCCTGACCCTGATTTAA
- a CDS encoding rhomboid family intramembrane serine protease codes for MSDPELQARLKRLAAEVEQETFAHRSTKAPLEQPPKGQATASAQNRGMLARWKNNALLPVQILAISWAQEIVDQVFFQGRWNLPVHPRALEGIPGIFLSAFSHGGFGHLIGNSVGFLLFSWLILAKSRRDFWITFCIGWLGGGFVTWLLGPQSAHGLSGVIYTLFGYLLVIGWLEKRIVPLLISVFVLVNYSAFIWGIFPTHPMVAWWGHLFGFVLGIFAAYGVYREPAPKA; via the coding sequence ATGAGCGATCCCGAACTCCAGGCCAGGCTTAAACGATTGGCCGCCGAGGTTGAGCAAGAAACCTTTGCCCATCGATCCACCAAAGCCCCTCTAGAGCAGCCGCCTAAGGGCCAGGCCACCGCTTCTGCTCAAAACAGAGGAATGCTCGCTCGCTGGAAAAACAATGCCCTGTTGCCGGTGCAGATTTTAGCGATTTCCTGGGCTCAGGAGATTGTAGACCAGGTGTTTTTTCAGGGGCGGTGGAACCTGCCGGTACATCCTCGTGCACTTGAGGGCATTCCAGGAATTTTTCTATCGGCGTTTTCCCACGGTGGGTTTGGTCACCTGATCGGCAACAGTGTTGGCTTTCTCCTATTTAGCTGGTTGATTTTGGCCAAGAGCAGGCGCGACTTTTGGATTACTTTTTGCATTGGCTGGCTAGGCGGCGGCTTTGTGACCTGGCTGCTGGGCCCGCAGAGCGCCCACGGCCTGAGCGGAGTGATCTATACCCTATTCGGCTATCTCCTAGTGATCGGCTGGTTAGAGAAGCGCATTGTTCCGCTACTCATTTCAGTCTTCGTTTTGGTTAACTACAGTGCCTTCATCTGGGGCATCTTCCCCACTCACCCTATGGTGGCTTGGTGGGGGCACCTCTTTGGGTTTGTCTTGGGTATCTTTGCAGCTTATGGAGTTTACCGAGAGCCTGCTCCTAAAGCTTAA
- a CDS encoding response regulator transcription factor, translating to MTTRSPASLKLLIVDDDPMMRLGLTAAIASQPDLLLLGEAVDGQQGLEQATALQPDVVLMDVGMPVMDGIAATQAIKAAAPTVRVVMLTSHTDETEIIAAFSSGADAYCIKGTDVDALANAIRVAATGAAYLDPQIAQKVMQNLAPARPKAAGGGDGLLSDRELEVLELIVEGFSNTEIGQKLYLSPNTVKTYVKGIMNKLVVSDRVQAAVVAVRRGLV from the coding sequence ATGACGACCCGCTCTCCTGCTTCCCTCAAGCTGCTGATTGTAGACGATGACCCGATGATGCGGCTGGGGCTGACGGCTGCGATCGCAAGTCAGCCAGATTTGCTGCTGCTGGGAGAAGCGGTAGACGGTCAACAGGGCCTTGAGCAGGCGACTGCTCTTCAGCCCGACGTGGTGCTGATGGACGTGGGGATGCCCGTAATGGACGGCATTGCAGCAACCCAGGCCATCAAAGCAGCTGCTCCCACTGTACGAGTTGTGATGCTTACCTCTCATACCGACGAAACCGAGATCATTGCCGCCTTTTCCAGCGGGGCCGATGCCTACTGTATCAAAGGCACCGATGTCGATGCCTTGGCCAACGCCATTCGCGTAGCGGCGACTGGAGCAGCCTACCTCGATCCTCAAATTGCTCAAAAGGTGATGCAAAATCTGGCTCCTGCTCGGCCTAAGGCCGCTGGGGGTGGAGATGGGCTGTTGTCAGATCGAGAGCTAGAAGTCTTGGAGCTGATTGTGGAAGGCTTTAGCAATACCGAAATAGGCCAAAAGCTCTACCTCAGCCCCAATACCGTCAAGACCTACGTCAAAGGCATCATGAACAAGCTAGTGGTGAGCGATCGCGTGCAGGCAGCAGTAGTGGCAGTGCGGCGGGGGCTGGTATAG
- the arsC gene encoding arsenate reductase, glutathione/glutaredoxin type, giving the protein MKRVMFVCRKNSARSQMAEGFAKTLGAGKIAVTSSGLEASQVRSEAIATMREVGIDISDQTSNALSEFSPEDFDAVISLCGCGVNLPPEWVVREVFEDWQLDDPAEQPEIFPRVRDEVKERVEVLIAKLSPEPAAI; this is encoded by the coding sequence ATGAAGCGTGTCATGTTTGTGTGCCGGAAGAATTCGGCTCGTTCTCAGATGGCGGAGGGGTTTGCAAAGACCTTGGGCGCTGGAAAGATTGCTGTCACCAGTTCGGGGCTGGAGGCTAGCCAGGTGCGGTCAGAAGCGATCGCAACGATGAGAGAGGTCGGCATCGATATTAGTGATCAGACTTCGAATGCGCTGAGTGAGTTTAGCCCTGAGGACTTTGATGCAGTGATCTCGCTCTGTGGCTGTGGGGTTAACCTGCCGCCGGAGTGGGTAGTGCGGGAGGTGTTTGAGGACTGGCAGCTAGACGACCCGGCAGAACAGCCCGAGATTTTTCCCCGCGTGCGCGATGAGGTCAAGGAGCGGGTTGAGGTGCTGATTGCTAAGCTAAGCCCAGAACCCGCTGCCATCTAA
- the arsB gene encoding ACR3 family arsenite efflux transporter: MSINQTEINPKAFQAGGQLNFFERYLTLWVFLCIIVGILLGRLFPGIAVALDAMSLYQVSIPIAICLFFMMYPIMVKIDFGQAKRAAQAPRPVVLTLVVNWVIKPFTMVAFAQFFLGWLFRPLIEGTELIRGAQVGLADSYIAGTILLGIAPCTAMVLMWGYLSFSNQGHTLVMVAINSLAMLFLYAPLGRWLLAANNLAVPWETIVLSVLVYVGLPLLAGAVSRSWILQNKGRAWFEDVFLKYLSPVAVVALLLTLVLLFAFKGDLIVENPLHILLIAVPLFIQTNFIFLISYLAAQKLGMVYEDAAPAALIGASNHFEVAIATAVTLFGLNSGAALATVVGVLIEVPVMLMLVEVCKRTAFWFPREPEKATLRDPRCTKPLG; the protein is encoded by the coding sequence ATGAGTATCAATCAAACTGAGATCAATCCAAAAGCTTTTCAGGCTGGCGGACAGCTCAACTTCTTCGAGCGCTATCTGACGCTCTGGGTGTTTCTCTGCATTATTGTGGGAATTTTGCTGGGGCGCTTATTTCCTGGCATAGCCGTCGCGCTAGATGCGATGAGCCTTTATCAGGTGTCGATCCCGATCGCCATCTGCCTCTTTTTTATGATGTATCCGATCATGGTCAAGATTGACTTTGGTCAAGCCAAGCGGGCCGCTCAGGCTCCTCGACCCGTCGTGCTGACGCTGGTTGTGAACTGGGTGATTAAGCCGTTTACGATGGTGGCCTTTGCTCAGTTTTTCCTGGGCTGGCTGTTTAGGCCGCTGATTGAGGGTACGGAGTTGATTCGGGGAGCGCAGGTAGGCCTAGCTGATTCTTACATTGCTGGCACAATTTTGCTGGGCATCGCGCCCTGTACGGCAATGGTGTTGATGTGGGGCTATCTGTCTTTTAGCAATCAGGGACACACCCTGGTAATGGTGGCGATTAACTCGTTGGCGATGCTGTTTCTCTATGCACCTCTAGGGCGCTGGCTGCTGGCAGCTAACAACCTGGCAGTGCCTTGGGAAACAATTGTGCTGTCGGTGCTGGTCTATGTGGGTCTGCCGCTGCTGGCTGGGGCGGTGTCGCGCAGCTGGATTTTGCAGAACAAGGGCCGGGCCTGGTTTGAGGACGTGTTTTTGAAGTATCTCAGCCCGGTAGCGGTGGTGGCGCTGCTGCTGACCCTGGTGCTGCTGTTCGCCTTTAAGGGTGATCTGATTGTGGAGAACCCGCTGCACATTCTGCTGATCGCGGTGCCCCTGTTTATCCAGACCAACTTTATTTTTTTGATTTCTTACCTCGCTGCTCAAAAACTGGGCATGGTCTACGAAGATGCTGCCCCAGCAGCGCTGATTGGGGCTAGCAACCACTTTGAGGTTGCGATCGCAACCGCTGTTACCCTCTTTGGCCTTAACTCTGGCGCTGCCCTAGCCACAGTTGTCGGCGTGCTGATCGAAGTCCCTGTCATGCTGATGCTGGTCGAGGTTTGCAAGCGCACTGCTTTTTGGTTTCCCCGCGAGCCGGAGAAGGCGACGCTGCGGGATCCGCGCTGTACGAAGCCGTTGGGGTAG
- the devC gene encoding ABC transporter permease DevC: MPLPKLPFDKPLSWAQLSHQKVRLAVAITGVSFANILMFTMMGLESLISEGATTLHENLRGDLFLVSSFSPSLRLPVPFPRAHLIQANAVDGVAIAAPLYMNTVNWTNPAQLEQAPEGESPSDLFGNQVRVIAFNPTQPVLNLPEVDSQLNRLSGASNVLFDRLSQPSLGDVPQLLATSGEVQTLMANRQVQVVGLFSLGSTVVEKGTVVMSDWNYTQWFGPTTLQQVTLGVLTLEPGSDPATVQTQLQAHLPDSISILTLDELIGKERQFTASDPIGIIFRFGGIVGFVVGIVIVYQVLYTDISDHLPEYATLKAMGYSDSALLRVVLLEAIFLAILGFIPGYLTSLGLYQILTILTRIPLVMRSTVALQVFLLTLLMCNVSGAIAMRRLRSADPADVF; the protein is encoded by the coding sequence ATGCCCCTTCCCAAACTCCCCTTCGACAAGCCCCTCTCCTGGGCGCAGCTCTCCCATCAAAAAGTGCGCCTTGCGGTTGCCATTACTGGAGTCAGCTTTGCCAACATTCTCATGTTCACCATGATGGGGCTAGAGTCACTGATCTCTGAAGGGGCCACTACCCTGCACGAAAACCTGCGGGGAGATTTGTTTTTAGTGTCTTCGTTTAGTCCTAGTCTACGGTTGCCGGTTCCCTTCCCTCGGGCGCACCTGATTCAGGCAAATGCAGTGGACGGAGTTGCGATCGCAGCCCCCCTCTACATGAACACAGTCAACTGGACTAACCCAGCCCAGCTTGAGCAGGCCCCTGAGGGTGAAAGCCCAAGCGATCTCTTTGGTAATCAAGTGCGCGTAATTGCCTTTAACCCGACTCAGCCTGTGCTCAACCTGCCTGAAGTAGACAGTCAGCTCAATCGCCTCAGCGGGGCCAGCAATGTGCTCTTTGACCGTCTCTCGCAGCCTTCTCTGGGCGATGTTCCTCAGCTTTTGGCCACTTCGGGAGAGGTGCAGACCCTGATGGCGAACCGCCAAGTTCAAGTTGTCGGCCTGTTTAGCCTGGGCAGCACCGTCGTCGAAAAAGGCACCGTCGTAATGAGCGACTGGAACTACACCCAATGGTTTGGCCCCACTACCCTGCAGCAGGTCACCCTAGGCGTGCTCACCCTAGAACCGGGCAGCGACCCCGCAACCGTACAGACTCAGCTGCAAGCCCACCTGCCCGACAGCATCAGTATCCTCACCCTAGATGAACTCATTGGCAAAGAACGCCAGTTCACAGCCAGCGACCCCATCGGCATTATCTTTCGCTTCGGCGGCATCGTCGGCTTTGTCGTCGGCATCGTGATTGTCTATCAGGTGCTCTACACCGACATCAGCGACCACCTACCCGAATACGCCACCCTCAAAGCCATGGGCTATAGCGACAGCGCCCTGCTGCGAGTCGTCCTCCTAGAAGCCATTTTCCTGGCCATCCTCGGCTTTATCCCCGGTTACCTCACCTCCCTCGGCCTCTACCAAATCCTGACCATCCTCACCCGCATCCCCCTAGTCATGCGCAGCACCGTCGCCCTGCAAGTCTTCCTGCTCACCCTGCTCATGTGCAACGTCTCAGGCGCGATCGCAATGCGCCGCCTCCGCTCCGCCGACCCCGCCGACGTCTTCTAA
- a CDS encoding PDDEXK nuclease domain-containing protein, giving the protein MPRQPSLLPDENYSAFLSDLKGRIRAAQVKAALAVNTELIQLYWQIGSEILRKQEQEGWGAKIIDRLAGDLKREFPDIKGFSRSNLKYMRAFAEAYPEGQIGQQVAGQIPWFHNCMILDKVKDPQARLWYIQKTIENGWSRNTLVMQIESSLYQRQGGAVTNFDRTLPTPQSDLAQQLIKDPYNFDFLSLGADAQERDLEKALVERIKDFLLELGVGFAFVGSQYRLEVEGDEYWIDLLFYHLKLRCYIVIDLKVTEFKPEYTGKMNFYVSAVDDLLRHRDDQPTIGIVLCRSKKKTVAEYALRNVSTPIAVSTHQLPEQLKANLPSIEQLEREVNAAIADLASDSEVG; this is encoded by the coding sequence ATGCCTCGCCAGCCCTCTCTTCTGCCAGATGAAAATTACAGCGCCTTTTTAAGCGATCTGAAAGGACGGATTCGAGCCGCTCAGGTAAAGGCGGCTCTGGCAGTCAACACAGAGCTAATCCAGCTTTACTGGCAGATTGGCTCTGAGATTTTACGCAAACAGGAGCAGGAGGGCTGGGGCGCAAAAATCATCGATCGGTTGGCCGGCGATCTAAAACGGGAGTTTCCTGATATCAAAGGCTTTTCCCGCTCAAACCTGAAGTACATGCGGGCTTTTGCAGAGGCTTACCCAGAGGGGCAAATTGGCCAGCAGGTTGCTGGCCAAATTCCCTGGTTCCACAACTGCATGATTTTGGACAAGGTTAAAGACCCTCAAGCCAGGCTCTGGTATATCCAAAAAACCATCGAAAACGGCTGGAGCCGAAACACTTTGGTGATGCAGATCGAGAGCAGCCTTTACCAACGTCAAGGTGGGGCAGTGACTAACTTCGATCGCACGCTTCCTACCCCTCAGTCTGATCTGGCCCAGCAGCTGATCAAAGACCCGTATAACTTCGACTTTTTATCGCTGGGCGCAGACGCTCAGGAGCGCGACTTAGAAAAAGCCCTAGTTGAGCGCATTAAAGATTTCCTGCTGGAGTTGGGCGTGGGGTTTGCTTTTGTGGGCAGCCAGTATCGCCTAGAGGTCGAGGGCGACGAATACTGGATTGACCTGCTGTTTTACCACCTCAAGCTGCGCTGCTACATCGTAATTGACCTGAAGGTGACTGAGTTTAAGCCGGAATACACCGGCAAAATGAATTTTTATGTGTCGGCAGTCGATGATCTGCTGCGCCACCGCGATGACCAACCCACAATTGGGATTGTTTTGTGCCGCTCGAAGAAGAAGACCGTGGCTGAATATGCCCTCCGCAACGTCAGCACCCCAATAGCGGTTTCAACACATCAGTTGCCGGAGCAGCTAAAGGCAAACCTGCCGAGCATTGAACAGCTTGAAAGGGAGGTCAATGCCGCCATAGCTGATTTAGCAAGCGACTCGGAGGTGGGGTAG
- the rd gene encoding rubredoxin encodes MQRYVCTICSYVYNPAEGDPDSGIVPGTPFEEIPEDWVCPTCGATKADFELEED; translated from the coding sequence ATGCAGCGCTACGTATGCACCATCTGCAGTTATGTATACAACCCAGCAGAAGGCGACCCAGATAGCGGCATTGTGCCCGGCACTCCCTTTGAGGAGATCCCAGAAGATTGGGTATGCCCCACCTGCGGTGCAACCAAAGCAGACTTTGAACTAGAAGAGGATTAA
- a CDS encoding HlyD family efflux transporter periplasmic adaptor subunit has translation MIQQITLRAAATAAILTLSAGCALPFSQTEEVAAPVVVEANSVVALGRIEPQGEVIRVSVPNAADSRVNEIRVAEGDQVEAGQVIAVLQGADRRRAELQAARALVEQRQAELTKTQKGSQLSSLEAQQARIDRLEAQLLTQAEQRRAAVARSQATLQTSQLEYQRYRQLEAVGAISRSELDIAQRDYDTAQADLTQRQAELNETETTLRAQLVEEQARLVELRQVRPEDIAIAQAQLQQSQTQVAQRQADLDDVLVRAPVAGQILKINTQIGEQVNTQQGIVELAQTSQMMVIAEIYETDIRKVRLGQSVTVTSEYGGIDSDLKGTVDQVGLQIGTASFGETSTDPTQDVNARVVTVKIRLDPAASQQVAALTGMQVRVAIDANTQVTSARP, from the coding sequence ATGATTCAGCAGATAACACTACGCGCCGCAGCAACGGCTGCTATCCTCACACTGTCTGCCGGATGTGCGCTGCCCTTTTCCCAAACCGAAGAAGTGGCTGCCCCGGTCGTTGTTGAGGCTAATTCGGTGGTTGCCTTAGGGCGGATTGAGCCGCAGGGTGAAGTGATTCGGGTGTCGGTGCCTAATGCAGCGGATAGCCGAGTTAATGAGATCCGCGTTGCAGAAGGTGACCAAGTCGAGGCAGGCCAAGTAATTGCGGTGCTGCAAGGGGCTGATCGCCGCCGAGCCGAACTTCAGGCGGCTCGTGCCTTGGTAGAGCAGCGGCAGGCAGAGCTGACCAAAACCCAAAAAGGCAGCCAGCTTTCTAGCCTAGAGGCGCAACAGGCCAGGATTGACCGTCTGGAGGCGCAGCTTCTGACCCAAGCGGAGCAGCGGCGGGCAGCTGTGGCGCGATCGCAAGCCACCCTACAAACTTCTCAGCTAGAGTACCAGCGCTACCGGCAGCTAGAAGCCGTCGGCGCAATCAGCCGCTCCGAGCTAGATATCGCCCAGCGTGACTACGACACGGCTCAAGCTGACCTAACCCAAAGGCAGGCCGAACTTAATGAAACCGAAACCACCCTAAGAGCGCAACTCGTTGAAGAACAGGCTCGGCTAGTCGAACTGCGGCAGGTGCGTCCAGAGGATATTGCGATCGCACAAGCCCAGCTCCAGCAGTCTCAGACCCAGGTAGCCCAGCGGCAAGCCGACCTTGATGACGTGCTGGTGCGGGCTCCTGTTGCTGGACAAATCCTTAAAATCAATACCCAGATCGGGGAACAGGTCAACACCCAGCAAGGCATTGTCGAACTGGCCCAGACTAGCCAGATGATGGTGATCGCCGAAATCTACGAAACCGACATCCGTAAAGTGCGCTTGGGCCAGAGCGTCACTGTCACCAGCGAATATGGCGGCATCGACTCCGACCTCAAAGGCACCGTCGATCAGGTGGGTCTGCAAATCGGCACCGCCAGCTTTGGTGAAACCTCAACCGACCCTACCCAAGACGTCAATGCTCGCGTTGTCACCGTCAAAATTCGCCTCGATCCAGCCGCTAGCCAGCAGGTTGCCGCCCTGACTGGTATGCAGGTACGGGTCGCCATCGACGCCAATACCCAAGTCACCAGCGCCCGCCCATAG
- a CDS encoding ATP-binding cassette domain-containing protein: MPPTVTIQNLHHTFGKGTLRRPVLTDISLALHPSEIVLLTGPSGSGKTTLLTLMGALRSVQEGSLQILGQELRGARKRQLVRLRNQIGFIFQSHNLLDCLTAAENVGMALKLHGVSRHERRQRSQAILTTVGLGDHSHKYPDQLSGGQKQRVAIARALVTAPKIVLADEPTASLDSHSGRDVVNLIQQLAHQQHCTVLLVTHDTRILDIADRTLHIEDGRLSS, encoded by the coding sequence ATGCCCCCCACCGTCACCATCCAAAACCTGCACCACACCTTCGGCAAAGGCACCCTCCGCCGCCCAGTGCTGACCGACATTAGCCTGGCGCTTCACCCCAGCGAGATTGTGCTGCTGACCGGGCCATCGGGCAGCGGCAAGACAACGCTGCTCACTCTTATGGGCGCTTTGCGCTCAGTGCAAGAGGGCAGCCTGCAGATCCTAGGCCAAGAACTTAGAGGCGCACGAAAGCGTCAACTCGTGCGGCTGCGTAACCAGATTGGCTTTATCTTTCAGTCTCACAACCTGTTGGACTGTCTGACGGCGGCGGAAAACGTGGGCATGGCGCTGAAGCTGCATGGCGTATCTCGGCACGAACGACGGCAGCGATCGCAAGCTATTCTCACCACTGTTGGCCTAGGCGATCATAGTCACAAGTACCCCGACCAGCTCTCAGGCGGCCAAAAGCAGCGAGTTGCGATCGCACGTGCCCTAGTCACGGCTCCTAAAATTGTGCTGGCCGACGAACCCACAGCCTCTCTCGACAGCCATTCAGGGCGCGACGTGGTCAATCTGATTCAGCAGCTCGCCCATCAGCAGCACTGCACTGTTCTGCTCGTCACCCACGACACCCGCATTCTCGACATTGCCGACCGCACTCTGCATATTGAAGACGGGCGGCTAAGCTCATAA
- a CDS encoding HAMP domain-containing sensor histidine kinase, which yields MPFSALQKRLRLIQIRPQSTLPLSKEYLTWQQQFIQDRLRLVIWISTVFLGILAVLHLGLILPALNRVGQEDPTLRNDRILFTLCVLAAQELGLLLNLLLLRYPASTRYVRLAFLGYAGAVLLVPQLQHMLIGETFLDLGGWVIFFMLQAVLIPVRWQWHLISQLSLLSLTLLSFFVFNFDTPGTEEGMQLTVYIFFVVLVCCIFFVANLGVYLYERLLIREFELRQQLQLFLHAVSHDLRNPVTGTLMLLKNLHRNGQGEVSLSPPMISQMIDSQERQLRLINSLLEAHVQEVQGIVLQTQPLPLAPFVQTIIGDLQPQIDQEQSHIVERVSPDLPPLMGDPLQLRRVYENMISNALQYNRSGVCITLDAQLRGRWLHCTVSDNGQGIGPLESDGISSERSIFDRYSRGISRRQPLHLGLGLHICQQIIEAHGGKIGVDSQLGQGTTFWFTLPIYAPQSDLTAQPQLPKLQC from the coding sequence ATGCCCTTCTCCGCTTTGCAAAAGCGTCTACGGCTGATCCAAATCCGGCCTCAGTCGACTTTGCCGCTATCTAAGGAGTATCTCACCTGGCAGCAGCAATTCATCCAGGATCGCCTGCGGCTGGTGATCTGGATTTCGACTGTGTTTTTAGGGATTTTGGCAGTGCTCCACCTGGGTCTAATCCTGCCAGCCCTCAACCGCGTTGGACAGGAAGATCCCACCTTAAGAAACGATCGCATTCTCTTCACGCTCTGTGTGCTGGCAGCTCAAGAGCTGGGGCTGCTGCTAAATTTGCTGCTGCTGCGCTATCCTGCTTCCACTCGGTATGTGCGGCTGGCCTTTTTGGGCTATGCAGGTGCGGTGCTGCTGGTGCCCCAACTGCAGCACATGCTGATTGGCGAAACCTTTCTAGACCTAGGCGGGTGGGTGATTTTCTTCATGCTGCAGGCAGTGCTGATTCCGGTGCGGTGGCAGTGGCACCTGATCTCTCAGCTCAGCCTGCTCAGCCTGACGTTGCTCTCGTTCTTTGTCTTTAACTTTGATACGCCAGGTACAGAAGAGGGCATGCAGCTAACCGTCTACATCTTCTTTGTGGTGTTGGTCTGCTGCATTTTCTTTGTAGCGAACCTTGGTGTTTATCTCTACGAACGGCTCTTAATTCGAGAATTTGAACTGCGGCAACAGCTTCAGCTATTTCTCCATGCGGTGTCCCATGATTTGCGTAACCCGGTTACTGGCACGCTGATGCTGCTGAAAAATCTGCACCGCAATGGTCAAGGAGAAGTCTCTCTGAGCCCGCCTATGATTAGCCAGATGATCGATAGCCAAGAACGTCAGCTGCGGCTGATCAACTCGCTGCTAGAGGCCCATGTTCAGGAGGTGCAGGGTATTGTGCTGCAGACCCAACCGCTGCCTCTAGCGCCCTTTGTGCAGACTATCATTGGTGATTTGCAGCCCCAGATCGATCAGGAACAGAGCCACATTGTCGAGCGAGTTTCCCCCGACCTGCCGCCCCTGATGGGCGATCCGCTGCAGCTACGGCGAGTCTACGAAAACATGATCTCCAACGCTCTGCAGTACAACCGCTCCGGCGTTTGCATTACGCTTGATGCTCAGCTCAGGGGCCGCTGGCTACACTGCACCGTGAGCGACAACGGCCAGGGCATCGGCCCCCTTGAGAGTGATGGGATATCCTCGGAGCGCAGCATTTTTGATCGCTACAGCCGGGGGATCAGCCGTAGGCAGCCGCTCCATCTGGGGCTAGGACTGCACATTTGCCAGCAAATCATTGAGGCTCATGGCGGCAAAATTGGCGTTGATAGCCAGCTCGGCCAGGGCACTACGTTTTGGTTCACGCTGCCGATTTATGCACCTCAGTCAGATCTAACAGCCCAGCCGCAGCTTCCCAAGCTCCAGTGCTGA
- a CDS encoding metalloregulator ArsR/SmtB family transcription factor has translation MIKTVQNSPTKVVLGFKALSDPIRIGVLELLREQELCVCDLCEQLDVAQSKLSFHLKILKEAGLIRGRQESRWVYYSLNLPEFVVLEQYLAEFRRFSPILPARACSDGSNSR, from the coding sequence ATGATAAAAACAGTTCAAAACTCACCAACAAAAGTTGTTTTGGGTTTCAAGGCCCTGTCTGACCCAATCCGAATTGGAGTTTTGGAGCTTTTGCGGGAGCAGGAGCTGTGTGTCTGCGACCTGTGTGAGCAGCTAGATGTAGCTCAATCTAAACTCTCTTTTCATCTCAAGATTCTTAAAGAAGCGGGGCTGATTAGAGGGCGACAAGAAAGCCGCTGGGTCTATTACAGCTTGAATCTGCCTGAGTTTGTCGTGTTAGAGCAGTACCTAGCAGAGTTTCGTCGCTTCAGCCCAATTTTGCCTGCCCGCGCCTGCTCAGACGGCAGTAACTCAAGATAA
- a CDS encoding DUF2382 domain-containing protein — protein sequence MALVKLKDFYADHSDILNDDQGDIKNFDVYAQGEDKVGTVSDILVDEMQGRIRYLIVDTGFWVFGKKVLMPIGLAQIDYTGKRVNARSLTKEQVEHLPDVDDSLQKIDDDYEEQVRGIYRPTAGTSTTATTAATGTAATAAAAAATPGKAFDRKSYSYDQEPALYNMSDTNHQSLKLYEERLVTNKQRQKTGEVAIGKRVETETAQVAIPLEKERVVIERTPGNQQAVDPNAATFKSGEVERVEVYEETPDIHKETFVRESVQVRKEVDQDVVKSNETVRREELDVKTKGKPSVNNPLDK from the coding sequence ATGGCGCTAGTTAAACTGAAAGATTTTTACGCTGATCACAGCGATATTCTAAATGATGATCAGGGCGACATCAAAAATTTTGATGTCTACGCTCAAGGCGAAGACAAAGTCGGCACAGTCAGCGATATTCTCGTTGACGAAATGCAAGGCCGTATCCGTTATCTGATTGTAGATACGGGTTTTTGGGTTTTTGGTAAGAAAGTCTTGATGCCTATTGGACTGGCTCAAATTGACTACACAGGTAAGCGAGTAAACGCAAGAAGCCTGACCAAAGAGCAGGTAGAGCATCTGCCTGATGTAGACGACAGTCTGCAAAAGATTGATGACGACTACGAGGAGCAGGTACGAGGCATTTATCGGCCTACGGCAGGTACCTCGACGACAGCGACTACAGCAGCCACAGGAACCGCAGCAACTGCAGCGGCAGCAGCGGCTACTCCTGGCAAGGCTTTTGATCGCAAGTCCTATAGCTACGATCAAGAGCCCGCTCTGTACAACATGAGCGATACCAATCACCAGAGCCTGAAGCTCTATGAAGAGCGACTGGTCACCAATAAGCAACGCCAGAAGACAGGCGAAGTTGCTATTGGCAAGCGAGTCGAGACAGAGACAGCTCAGGTTGCTATTCCCCTCGAAAAAGAGCGGGTAGTTATCGAGCGGACTCCAGGCAATCAGCAAGCAGTTGATCCCAACGCTGCTACTTTTAAGTCAGGCGAAGTCGAGCGTGTTGAGGTGTACGAAGAGACACCTGACATTCATAAGGAAACCTTTGTTCGCGAAAGCGTTCAGGTTCGTAAGGAAGTCGATCAAGACGTCGTCAAGTCTAATGAGACAGTGCGTCGGGAAGAGCTCGATGTCAAGACAAAGGGTAAGCCCTCTGTAAACAATCCCTTAGACAAGTAG